A stretch of Carya illinoinensis cultivar Pawnee chromosome 14, C.illinoinensisPawnee_v1, whole genome shotgun sequence DNA encodes these proteins:
- the LOC122293940 gene encoding protein pleiotropic regulatory locus 1-like isoform X3, translated as MQVWDICIKAQIFALTGHDNTICSVFTRPVDPKLLLALMTQPSSFGTSDSEKQCLLSLTIKSWCEQWHRILKRIVLRLLQLTTLRNLTSRKGNSYTTCCDNGSLWFWDWKSDHNFQQAQTIVQPGSLDSEAGIYATCYDLTGSRLVTCEADKTIKMWKEDENATPETHPINFKPPKDIRWF; from the exons atgcaggtttgggatatTTGTATCAAGGCACAGATTTTTGCTCTAACTGGGCACGATAACACCATTTGCTCGGTGTTTACTCGACCTGTG GATCCAAAGTTGTTACTGGCTCTCATGACTCAACCATCAAGTTTTGGGACCTCAGATTCG GAAAAACAATGCTTACTCTCACTCACCATAAAAAGTTGGTGCGAGCAATGGCACCGAATCCTAAAGA GAATTGTTTTACGTCTGCTTCAGCTGACAACATTAAGAAATTTAACCTCCCGAAAGGGGAATTCTTACACAACATGCT gtgACAATGGCAGTCTTTGGTTCTGGGATTGGAAGAGTGATCACAATTTTCAGCAAGCCCAAACAATTGTACAACCTG GCTCATTGGATAGTGAAGCTGGAATCTATGCTACATGCTACGACTTAACTGGTTCAAGGCTTGTTACTTGTGAGGCTGACAAGACAATTAAAATGTGGAAGGAAGATGAGAATGCCACACCAGAAACTCATCCCATTAATTTTAAGCCACCTAAAGATATTCGATGGTTCTAG
- the LOC122293940 gene encoding protein pleiotropic regulatory locus 1-like isoform X5, whose product MQVWDICIKAQIFALTGHDNTICSVFTRPVDPKLLLALMTQPSSFGTSDSEKQCLLSLTIKSWCEQWHRILKRIVLRLLQLTTLRNLTSRKGNSYTTCLVVYLYSSQQKTIINAMWLSMWRVCWPQEVTMAVFGSGIGRVITIFSKPKQLYNLAHWIVKLESMLHATT is encoded by the exons atgcaggtttgggatatTTGTATCAAGGCACAGATTTTTGCTCTAACTGGGCACGATAACACCATTTGCTCGGTGTTTACTCGACCTGTG GATCCAAAGTTGTTACTGGCTCTCATGACTCAACCATCAAGTTTTGGGACCTCAGATTCG GAAAAACAATGCTTACTCTCACTCACCATAAAAAGTTGGTGCGAGCAATGGCACCGAATCCTAAAGA GAATTGTTTTACGTCTGCTTCAGCTGACAACATTAAGAAATTTAACCTCCCGAAAGGGGAATTCTTACACAACATGCT TGGTGGTTTATTTATACAGCTCCCAACAAAAAACTATAATCAATGCAATGTGGCTATCAATGTGGAGGGTGTGTTGGCCACAGGAG gtgACAATGGCAGTCTTTGGTTCTGGGATTGGAAGAGTGATCACAATTTTCAGCAAGCCCAAACAATTGTACAACCTG GCTCATTGGATAGTGAAGCTGGAATCTATGCTACATGCTACGACTTAA
- the LOC122293940 gene encoding protein pleiotropic regulatory locus 1-like isoform X1, with protein MQVWDICIKAQIFALTGHDNTICSVFTRPVDPKLLLALMTQPSSFGTSDSLFPYEPHINCCLAGKTMLTLTHHKKLVRAMAPNPKENCFTSASADNIKKFNLPKGEFLHNMLGGLFIQLPTKNYNQCNVAINVEGVLATGGDNGSLWFWDWKSDHNFQQAQTIVQPGSLDSEAGIYATCYDLTGSRLVTCEADKTIKMWKEDENATPETHPINFKPPKDIRWF; from the exons atgcaggtttgggatatTTGTATCAAGGCACAGATTTTTGCTCTAACTGGGCACGATAACACCATTTGCTCGGTGTTTACTCGACCTGTG GATCCAAAGTTGTTACTGGCTCTCATGACTCAACCATCAAGTTTTGGGACCTCAGATTCG CTTTTTCCATATGAACCGCATATAAACTGTTGCCTGGCAGGAAAAACAATGCTTACTCTCACTCACCATAAAAAGTTGGTGCGAGCAATGGCACCGAATCCTAAAGA GAATTGTTTTACGTCTGCTTCAGCTGACAACATTAAGAAATTTAACCTCCCGAAAGGGGAATTCTTACACAACATGCT TGGTGGTTTATTTATACAGCTCCCAACAAAAAACTATAATCAATGCAATGTGGCTATCAATGTGGAGGGTGTGTTGGCCACAGGAG gtgACAATGGCAGTCTTTGGTTCTGGGATTGGAAGAGTGATCACAATTTTCAGCAAGCCCAAACAATTGTACAACCTG GCTCATTGGATAGTGAAGCTGGAATCTATGCTACATGCTACGACTTAACTGGTTCAAGGCTTGTTACTTGTGAGGCTGACAAGACAATTAAAATGTGGAAGGAAGATGAGAATGCCACACCAGAAACTCATCCCATTAATTTTAAGCCACCTAAAGATATTCGATGGTTCTAG
- the LOC122293940 gene encoding protein pleiotropic regulatory locus 1-like isoform X4, whose product MQVWDICIKAQIFALTGHDNTICSVFTRPVDPKLLLALMTQPSSFGTSDSLFPYEPHINCCLAGKTMLTLTHHKKLVRAMAPNPKENCFTSASADNIKKFNLPKGEFLHNMLSQQKTIINAMWLSMWRVCWPQEVTMAVFGSGIGRVITIFSKPKQLYNLAHWIVKLESMLHATT is encoded by the exons atgcaggtttgggatatTTGTATCAAGGCACAGATTTTTGCTCTAACTGGGCACGATAACACCATTTGCTCGGTGTTTACTCGACCTGTG GATCCAAAGTTGTTACTGGCTCTCATGACTCAACCATCAAGTTTTGGGACCTCAGATTCG CTTTTTCCATATGAACCGCATATAAACTGTTGCCTGGCAGGAAAAACAATGCTTACTCTCACTCACCATAAAAAGTTGGTGCGAGCAATGGCACCGAATCCTAAAGA GAATTGTTTTACGTCTGCTTCAGCTGACAACATTAAGAAATTTAACCTCCCGAAAGGGGAATTCTTACACAACATGCT CTCCCAACAAAAAACTATAATCAATGCAATGTGGCTATCAATGTGGAGGGTGTGTTGGCCACAGGAG gtgACAATGGCAGTCTTTGGTTCTGGGATTGGAAGAGTGATCACAATTTTCAGCAAGCCCAAACAATTGTACAACCTG GCTCATTGGATAGTGAAGCTGGAATCTATGCTACATGCTACGACTTAA
- the LOC122293940 gene encoding protein pleiotropic regulatory locus 1-like isoform X2, with product MTQPSSFGTSDSLFPYEPHINCCLAGKTMLTLTHHKKLVRAMAPNPKENCFTSASADNIKKFNLPKGEFLHNMLGGLFIQLPTKNYNQCNVAINVEGVLATGGDNGSLWFWDWKSDHNFQQAQTIVQPGSLDSEAGIYATCYDLTGSRLVTCEADKTIKMWKEDENATPETHPINFKPPKDIRWF from the exons ATGACTCAACCATCAAGTTTTGGGACCTCAGATTCG CTTTTTCCATATGAACCGCATATAAACTGTTGCCTGGCAGGAAAAACAATGCTTACTCTCACTCACCATAAAAAGTTGGTGCGAGCAATGGCACCGAATCCTAAAGA GAATTGTTTTACGTCTGCTTCAGCTGACAACATTAAGAAATTTAACCTCCCGAAAGGGGAATTCTTACACAACATGCT TGGTGGTTTATTTATACAGCTCCCAACAAAAAACTATAATCAATGCAATGTGGCTATCAATGTGGAGGGTGTGTTGGCCACAGGAG gtgACAATGGCAGTCTTTGGTTCTGGGATTGGAAGAGTGATCACAATTTTCAGCAAGCCCAAACAATTGTACAACCTG GCTCATTGGATAGTGAAGCTGGAATCTATGCTACATGCTACGACTTAACTGGTTCAAGGCTTGTTACTTGTGAGGCTGACAAGACAATTAAAATGTGGAAGGAAGATGAGAATGCCACACCAGAAACTCATCCCATTAATTTTAAGCCACCTAAAGATATTCGATGGTTCTAG